The genomic interval CTCCGAAGCCAATGCCCGGCTCGCGGTCACCGACGCCGTGGAAGGCGAGCGTGCGCGCCTTGCCCGGGAGATGCACGATTCGGTCGCGAAGACGCTGCATGGCGTCGCGATGGCCGCCGACAGCCTCGCCCAGTCCGCCGACCGCATGGACCCACTCACCGTCAAGCACCAGGCGGGCATGGTCGCGCGCTCGGCGCGGCGGGCAGCGGCCGAATCCCGGGAGATCCTCTCCGACCTGCGCAGACAGGCGAACTACGAGGGCGGGGGAGTGGCGGTCGCCGACGAACTGGCCGCTCGCCTGGCCGACTTGGGCCGACGGACCGGCATCAGCACGGCCTTCCACCCTCTTGGCGGCGGACCTGTACCGACGGTTCCGCACGCGGTCGCGCGCCACCTCCTGACGATCGCCACGGAAGCCATGGAGAACAGCCACCGCCACGCCCACGCCTCGCGCGTCACGCTGGAACTCGGCCTGGTCGGCGGGGTTTTGCGTATCAGCGTCCTCGACGACGGCCGTGGCCTGCCCGTCGGCATCAGCCTTGACGACCTCCGCAAGGCGGGTCACTTCGGACTGGTGGGGATGGTCGAGCGCGCTGCTGGAATCGGCGCCCGCATCTGCATCGGCCGCGGACGCAGCGCGGGCGGCACGGAGGTACGTCTCGAACTTCCGGTAGCGGCGTTCGCCCCGGCGGGCGTCGTCACCTCGTCACCGCTCCTCAACTGACCCACAACAACCCATCGACCGTCCACTGTCCACCGTCCCCCCCACTCCCGAGAGGAGGCCGCACCATGCCGGACGAAAGCTCGTACAGCTCCGGGCCCAACCAGTCCGTGTCGTCCCCGTCGCACGTGTCCCAGCACACGTCGTCGCACACGATCGAACCCCGCTCGGAACACACCCCCGCCGGGGTCCGCGTTCCCCCGCCGGCGGCGGCATTCCCCGATCCGTCCCCCAACGCTTCCCCCACCCCTTCCCTCACCCCCTCCCTCGACCCCTTCGGTCCGCCGAGTGTCCTGCGTGTCGTCATCGCGGACGACAACCCGGTCGTACGAGCAGGCCTCACCGTCCTGCTCGGCGGCCGCGAGGACGTCGAGGTCGTCGCGGAGGCGGCCGACGGCCGCGAGGCGCTGGCCGCCGCACAGCAGACCCGGCCGGACGTTGTCCTGCTGGACATACGCATGCCCGGCGTCGACGGCATCTCCGCTCTGCCGTACCTGGTCCAGGTGGCGCCGGTGATGATGCTGACGTACAGCCGCGAGAGCGAGATCGTGCGCGAGGCGCTGCGGCTGGGCGCGGGCGGCTACTTGGTGCACGGCGAGTTCACCGCCGATCAACTGGTGGGCGCCGTACGCGACATCAAGGAGGGCCGCGCCCACTTCACGACCTCGGCGCAGAATGCCTTGCTGGCCCATATGCGGGGCGGTGGCGCGGGGGCGGCGGGGGCAGGGCCGGAGCTGCCGGAGGGGCTCGGCACGGTGTACGCGACGGGCGTCCCGTACACCGGCGCGGGCACGAGCCGGATCCCTGGCCACTCGGCGGCCCACGATGCGACTGCACACGCTGCGCGGGAGGCCAACAGTGGGCCAGATGTCTCGGATTCGGCGCGACTCCCGGAAAACCCTTCGCAGATGCAATCGGGCATGGCACAGTATTCAACAGACCGGTCGCGGTCCCAGCGGTCGCACAACTTACAGGATTTCGGGCTGAGTTCGAGGGAGGTGGAGGTCATGGATCTCATCGCATCAGGCATGAGCAACCAGCAGATCGCCGCCACCTGCTTCATCAGCGAGAAGACCGTCAAGAACCACATCAACCGCATCTTCGCGAAACTTCACAGCGCGAGCAGGAGCGAAGCGATCGCGCTGTGGCTGGGCTCGGCGAGGGGGACGACCGGTCATGGCTGAGGTCGAGACTGAGCTGCGAGTGGTCCGGGCCCAACGCGGGTTTTGGGCCCAGGGTTGGGCCCACGGACCCTCTGACGGGACGCCTGTCCCGACGTACGTTTCTCGTGTCGAAAGCGGAGAGACGTACGAACTCGGAGGGGTACCCCATGTCGAAGGACATCACGCTCAAGACCGCCACGAAGGCCCAGCTCGCGTTCAGCAACTGGCGGAACACGGTTGTGGCCCGCATGCAGAAGCGTGCGGACGAGGGCGCGAGCGTCGTGGAGTACGCCGGCCTGGTCGTCGTGATCGCGCTGATCGTGGTGGCGGTACGGGAGCTCGACCTGGACGACACGATCTCGGAGGCCATCAGCGACGCGGTGGACGACATCACCGACAACTGATGACGCGAAGTCTTCGGCAGGACCGAGGGCAGACCCTCCCCATGTACGTAGTGGTGGTGGGGGGTCTGCTCTTTCTTGCGTTCGCCTACTTCGCCTTTGCGCAATCAGCAGCTGCCCGTAACAGCGGCCAGTCGGCTGCCGATGCTGCTGCGCTGGCGGCTGCTCAGGACGTACGGGACGAAATGACCGACGGATTCTTCGACTCGCTGAATGATCCGGCGGAGTGGCTGGAGTGGCTCATGGCCGACGGAGACTTCCTGGGCGCCGGATATGACGCTGCTGCGCAGCAGCTCGCTGACCAGAACGACTCGGATCTCATTGGCGATGTCGGGCTGACAGAGGTCAATGGCAACCCTGCGTTCATCGCGGAGATCGAGACTCGGTTCACGGTGGGCGACTCGGTCATTCCTGGCACGGAGGACATCCACGCCGTGGCCGATGCCAAGGCGGTGATCGAGCCCCGTTGTGAGATCACACCCGGTAGCGAGCCGTCAAAGCTGATCGAAATTGACTGCGACGGCAGCGGGCACTGGGAGATTGACCCCAAGGCTCCCATCGACGAGCTGGAAGACCTGCCCGAGGCGAAGGACCTGTTCTCTGTCCATCTGGCCGAGTGACGAGCGAACGACAAGAAGAAGGAACGGTTACTGATGAGCATGCGGCACACCATGAAGGCCCGAAGGGCACTGACCGCGGTGGCGATCACGACTGGCTTGGTCCTCACGGTGGCCGGTTGCGGTGGAGGCGAGGGCGACAAGCCCGATGCGGGCTCTTCTTCGACTTCGCCCGACAAGGGTAAGGGGGGCGAGGAGGAGCCGAAGGGCGGTGAATCTCAGCCTCCAGCAGCCGACACCATCCTGGCTGAAGTAACGGGTGGTGACGACAACACCACCCTCACCATTACTTCTGCCGTACGCGACCAAGGTGGCTTCCTTACTGTCAATGGAAAGCTGAAGAACGGAAAGGGCGGCAATTGGGTTCCGAACTCGTGGCGGGGAGACGAGAAGGAGCTTTCCAATAACGGCAGTTCGATGGCGGGCGCGTCGCTCGTGGACAGGGTGGGCAAGAAGAAGTACCTCATCCTTCGGGATACCGACGGACGTTGTCTGTGCACCCAATTCTCCGGGGCCTTCAAGGACAACGAGGAAAAGACTTGGTTCGCTCAGTTCCCCGCCCCGCCTGCCGGCACTACAAAGGTAGACTTCCAGATCGCTGACATGCCTGTGGCAGCCATCGAGATCTCCGATGGCGAGTGACGCCATGTCCTTCACTTTCTCGCCGAGCCGTGTCGCCTGCCTCGCTTCGGCAACACTCACCGCAGCACTCCTGGTCACCGGCTTCAGT from Streptomyces spiramyceticus carries:
- a CDS encoding response regulator transcription factor encodes the protein MPDESSYSSGPNQSVSSPSHVSQHTSSHTIEPRSEHTPAGVRVPPPAAAFPDPSPNASPTPSLTPSLDPFGPPSVLRVVIADDNPVVRAGLTVLLGGREDVEVVAEAADGREALAAAQQTRPDVVLLDIRMPGVDGISALPYLVQVAPVMMLTYSRESEIVREALRLGAGGYLVHGEFTADQLVGAVRDIKEGRAHFTTSAQNALLAHMRGGGAGAAGAGPELPEGLGTVYATGVPYTGAGTSRIPGHSAAHDATAHAAREANSGPDVSDSARLPENPSQMQSGMAQYSTDRSRSQRSHNLQDFGLSSREVEVMDLIASGMSNQQIAATCFISEKTVKNHINRIFAKLHSASRSEAIALWLGSARGTTGHG
- a CDS encoding sensor histidine kinase, with product MALPTIRLRGGMLQGGMAAPEMPAASALADDVPAPSIPIQINALQALCRQVFGFRLAMIALGAPFALARAGGQFGGWLVGAAVVFSFVGSYAMLRDWEVFGPLLIKYRSLMGVDLVFGSVLLLTASPDSALGYATVCTPLLAGLLYGWRGAGIFAAIQILLLAAAYSAWAERMASPASTLLISGFCVAAGIIGVTLRNLMFRFGTATQALSEANARLAVTDAVEGERARLAREMHDSVAKTLHGVAMAADSLAQSADRMDPLTVKHQAGMVARSARRAAAESREILSDLRRQANYEGGGVAVADELAARLADLGRRTGISTAFHPLGGGPVPTVPHAVARHLLTIATEAMENSHRHAHASRVTLELGLVGGVLRISVLDDGRGLPVGISLDDLRKAGHFGLVGMVERAAGIGARICIGRGRSAGGTEVRLELPVAAFAPAGVVTSSPLLN